Proteins encoded in a region of the Acomys russatus chromosome 14, mAcoRus1.1, whole genome shotgun sequence genome:
- the LOC127198014 gene encoding olfactory receptor 150-like: MLQGNLSRVTEFILAGLTDKPELQLPLFLLFLGIYVVTVVGNLGMIILILLSSNLHTTMYFFLSSLSFVDLCQSTVIIPQMLVNFVAVKNTISYTECMAQLYLFLIFAIAECHMLAAMAYDRYVAICNPLLYNVAMSYQVCSWMIFGVYCMALMGATTHRVCMLRVHFCKANVINHYFCDLYPLLELPCSDTFINEVVVLCFSVFNIFIPTLIILSSYIFIIASILRIKSTEGRSKAFSTCSSHISAVAIFFGSLAFMYLQPSSVSSMDQGKVSSVFYTIVVPMLNPLIYSLRNKDVKVAVNKFLERTFSL; encoded by the coding sequence ATGTTACAAGGAAATCTTTCCAGAGTGACAGAGTTCATCCTCGCTGGGTTAACAGACAAACCAGAGCTGCAgctgcccctcttcctcctttttctaggAATCTATGTGGTCACAGTAGTGGGGAACCTGGGCATGATCATCCTGATCCTGCTCAGCTCCAATCTGCACACcaccatgtacttcttcctcagcagTCTGTCTTTCGTTGACCTCTGCCAATCTACTGTTATTATCCCCCAAATGCTGGTGAACTTTGTGGCAGTGAAGAACACCATCTCCTACACTGAATGTATGGCTCAGCTCtaccttttccttatttttgctATTGCAGAATGTCACATGCTGGCTGCAATGGCATATGACCGCTACGTTGCCATCTGTAACCCATTGCTCTATAATGTTGCGATGTCCTATCAAGTCTGTTCCTGGATGATATTTGGCGTGTATTGTATGGCCTTGATGGGTGCCACAACTCACAGAGTCTGCATGCTAAGAGTGCATTTCTGTAAGGCTAATGTAATAAATCATTACTTCTGCGATCTATATCCACTACTGGAACTCCCTTGTTCTGATACTTTTATTAATGAAGTGGTAGTTCTGTGTTTCAGTGTTTTTAACATCTTTATTCCAACTCTGATTATCCTGAGCTCTTACATCTTCATTATTGCCAGCATCCTCCGGATTAAATCCACTGAAGGCAGGTCCAAAGCCTTCAGCACCTGCAGCTCACACATATCAGCTGTTGCTATCTTCTTTGGCTCCCTTGCATTCATGTACCTGCAACCATCATCAGTCAGCTCTATGGACCAAGGGAAAGTGTCCTCTGTGTTTTATACCATTGTTGTGCCCATGCTGAACCCACTGATCTACAGCCTGAGGAATAAGGATGTCAAAGTCGCTGTAAATAAGTTCCTTGAAAGAACTTTTTCCTTGTGA